GGTTCTGTAAGCacaggtgatggaggtgagcgAGATTAGCTCTTTTCCATTCAAGTTAACGAGACGAGTCGATTAAACTTCTGCTCAAACTTTCAGCAGTAGAATTCAGTAATTAGGGGATAACAATATAATTAGTTGATTTGGTGTGTTTTAATTCCTGAAACTCAAATATTCACTTTAGCGTGTTGGCCCCATGATACTTAAGCATTAACGTATTTTACTTGATATTAAGtattaataaatgtatattttataaatTTGTCGATTCAAATTCAGATTTTAATGAGAATTATAAGCAGCTTCAGCTTCCAATACACATCCAAGATATGTTTCAACCCAAATTTCCGTTTAGAGAAgttgtgtttttaattaaaaaaatacaaaaaaatccctGACCACATCATGGTCATGActaaatggatgaatggatgaacatGCATCCCATGGCCCATCCCCCATATTGTGATCTGTTTTATTACGCTTTTCAAGCGATCTCCCCAAGTATGCACCAAGACTCCAAGTGGTTTCATTTAACCCGGCCCCTGAGGCCCGCTccctggccccgggcccctaTAACCTCCCGGCAGCTCTCACCGCGCGCTGTGAGCCCAGACGAGCTCGAATTAACACACAGACCAGAACACGGCTCACAAATAGCTCCCAGACGCAGATCAACAACACCGGTATCAACAACACCGGTATCACCAACGCTTCAGCCTCCAGCTTAACCACATGCCCCCGCTAGCCAGATAGCTCTCGTTTAAGCCTTTAAAGAAATAGCATGCTAAACCGCCGCTTAGCCACTTGGAgtggtgttttgtttgtttgctaacTGCTAATAGTAAcggtgtgtgagcatgtgcggTCCCTCTCAAGAGGTCCACGTGGCGGCTGGTGCTGTCGGGGTTTCTGGAAAGAGCTCACAGAGGATACTACTCAGAAAACGCACAAAGGATTGATTTTGTTTGTCCCCGGTCTCCCTGTGGCATTGTTCTGCCAAGAACAACTAATAGACTCTAATAGCAGTTTAACCAGGATATactgagggggtgtgtgtgtgtgtgtgtgtgtgtgtgtgtgtgtgtgtgtgtgtgtgtgtgtctgtatgtgtgtgtgtgtgtgtgtgtacagctggGATCAACAGTTCTATACTAATGCTATATTAATTGGGAGTGAAATTAAGGTAAACTAGTAAATAAATATCGATGCTGcgttaaaaacacaaaattagAGGCATAGAGTTACCCGATGTTTATTGGGGCATGCTGGAGGAGGGGATTGTCagtgggttgggtggggggggtagttgcatgcccccccccccccacacacacacacacacacacaaacacccacatacactCATCTCTTATTAATCCCTGCGCAGTACAACAGGTGTTACTGGGACTGGGTAAGAACCCTAAAGAGCCTTACAGGTGGACTTTACTCACCTAATTCAATAATGCTCATTAATTCCTGCTTCAGTgactccccttcctctcccttccccctcctccttccaccaCCCACGCCTTTATCCTCCTGGCACCTGATAGGTCGGCCGGCCGTCCATCACCGGGGCTGACCGGGATGACTAGGCCCCGGTTTAAGGGTTTGGAGGGGTGAGCTGGCGGGCTGGAAGGATCCCGTGTGGTCAGCTGTGTGTGGAAGCTGCCGCCGTGTTTGAACTTGATCTCATTGAACTCTGTTGTTTGGTTTCCTGTCTGGTCACGTGACAAAACGCGAATAAAACAAAGGTGTACAAACTCAGACACCCGCGTGgcgtgcagacagacagacagaaagactggGGCCATGTATACTGATCATTCAGTTGTTTCAACAGAAAACTCTATCCGgtagtgtgtgtgggctgtgtgtggtTCATCCACCATGTGTGTGGTGACCCACTGTGTCAAAGTGACTTAAAACTCTTACTTAAAAGCCAGAATATGATCAATCGTGACCTTATTTGCATTGTTCCTGCCATCTGTCCCTTATATCTCATCCTAGCCAGTGAGGCCTGGATTTAATAGGACGCTTTTCCAAGAATTCCTTTTTGAATGCACTTCTAATTGATCAAATTAGAAATACCGAGGTACATGGCCTACAGCTTAGATGTATTCATGCTGTAGGCTAACGCTTGAGTCAAAGCAGAACGCATTAACTGTTTTGGAGCCAGCAATACAATTAAGATCTACTTCACGGAAGAGGATTACCAGAGGCAATCTGCACCAGCCCTTAAACTCCACCCTCATCAACCTTATCAGGGACACAGAAATCAATGATTATCCATGAATGACAAATCGATAACATTCCGGCTTTGGCGATCACCAATATCTCTTGGAGCAGATGTTGATGCATTCAACATAAATGTCCATGAATGAATGGCGCACAACCCTCTTGCTCCGGTCTGGGTGTTAACATCATATCGGTCAGATCATGAGTAGAGAAACCACCCTGCAGGGTGAAAGACCCGCACAGGCCGGCGCACCAGTGAATGTTTGATGAACAGTGAATCCATTGGATCATGGCTTCTGgacacctgctcctcaatgaaaCCAGCTTTGTCTTAGTTGCATTAGTGCATCGATCTAAGAATTAACTGTGTGTTGTTCCATGTGTGGCTTTGTATTGATTCCCATGCGGTGACAGATATGTGGGTCCAGTGTCCTTTCATGTCCGCTATTGtacgggggggtggaggggggttcatgcaagtgtgtgcaccagcttgtgtgtgtgtgtgtgtgtgtgtgtgtgtgtgtgtgtgtgtgtgtgtgtgtgtgtgtgtgtgtgtgtgtgtgtgtgtgtgtgtgtgtgtgtgtgtgtgtgtgtgtgtgtgtgtgtgtgtgtgtgcttgtgtacttGGTTATCATGCACGTGTGTGGACTTGcttgtgtgcgtatatgtgtgtatgtcacaGTGATTTCCTACAATCTTCCATGAGACTTCACCCACTagcaggactgtgtgtgtgactgtgtgtgtgtgtctgtgtgtgtgtgactgtgtgtgtgtatgtgtgtatgtttgtatccCATTGGAGCGGATTAGTTCTAATCGCCGCTATAGGCTCGCTTTTCTTTCCCTGAGGGCGTGTCATCACTCATTACTCATTATTAGcaccctcccccgcccccacccgtcctacacacacacacacacacacacacacacacacacacacacacacacacacacacacacacacacacacacacacacacacacacaggacacacacacacacacactctcctgggCGGGAATGCCCGACCCGAGAGGGTGGCCGTCCCGCCCATCCATGGAACCCCCGGCTTATCGCCACGGCGATATGCGTGCTGTCGGTGGCTCGCTCTGGGTCCTTTTTATAGACGGGGCAGACAGGTCAGCTAGCCTCTGGAGCTAGCGCTCAGCGCGGCTAAGCTTGTTTAAAGAGAGCCGGATGGGCTCACCTGCTAGGACCCGTAGCCGGGCCTAGCTCACTGATGGGCCTTGACGTTAATttgtgttacgtgtgtgtgtgtgtgtgtgtgtgtgtgtgtgtgtgtgtgtgtgtgtgtgtgtgtgtgtgtgtgtgtgtgtgtgtgtgtgtgtgtgtgtgtgtgtgtgtgtgtgtgtgtgcgtgtcgtccTCACGCAGGTGGATCTATTGGGCTTCAGGGAAATCCTCTGAAGCAATGGGAGGCTTCTTCACTAACTTTCCAAATCCTATATCTGATTGGTCTTTCTATCTACGCCAACTGgcatctattattattttataaaccCTTTGTGCCCTCTTTAAAatgttacatatattttttttcttatttgttatcattgttTTTTTCACGCAgcccattgtttttgttgtcccTCCAATGATTTTCAAGAGCTAAATAGGTTTTTAACTCCTTTTATTGTGCAATAGCTTTTGTTCTCCAGTCATTATTTCTAAAATAACTAAACTGGCATTAGTCCTGCGTCACCTTCGAACATTAACACAAACCAGACGACAACTAGGACGAGCCCCGTGTTGCCTCGACAACCTTTGCATGACCTATACAGAACACAACTCACAGCATATGAAACGTTTGTCCATTTCTTCGATCCTCCTCATCAACACTCATCCCTCCCCAGCAATCACACATCATCAAGACACACTGCCCCAGAAGACCACCTCAGATTCAGGGCGTGCTTGGGAACGTTATTGCAGAAAACCAAATGGATGTGACTGAACTTCCCCCAGTCTGCCCcgcatctccccctcctctccagcccCCGGCGGTCTCCACGTCCCCCCACCACCTGTAAACCCCGTCCCACTGAACGAGCATGGATAATGGAGGCCCATGCGGAGCTCCTCCAGCGCCTGAATAAAGCCTTCTCCCTAATCACCTCTAAAGCCACCCAGTCAAGGGTCTCACTGGAAACAATCCCCCCCCGCGTCGAGTCAATACACCCGCTCATGGGTGAAGCCCTCCACCCTGTTGCCCTTACAGACCCCTTAAACAAcacgaacacaaacaaacaggtcCCCTCGCTGGGGCCCCGCTGTGGGCATATGGGTCAGCGGCCCCCGGTGGTGCTTCTTGTTCTTCGCTCTACAGAGTGTAACGACCCGTGAAAACAACTCCATGTCCATGAGTGACCCTTTGGTCTCATTATTGAgcagcccccctgcccccttcacacacacacacacacacacacacatgcatgcacacgcacgcatgcacacacacgcacgcatatacgcacgcacgcatatacgcacacacatgcacgcgcacacacacacacacacacacacacacacacacacacacacacacacacacacacacacacacacacacacacacacacacacacacacacacacacacagatacacacttcCCGCCTACGAGATGTCCCGTTTGCTCCAGCTGGTCTTCTTTACATCGGCCAGAAGTCGCGGAGCTCTGCTCGCCTTACCCGCGCGGCTAATCTGGCTAGCGGGAggcctccatcctcctcctgctaGCCCATACGCGAGGCCGGGCCAACCCTAATTGCTTATGTCGTAAAGCTCCCTGACCCAAATAAACCATCGCTCCCTAAAAGCTGTCGGGATAAACCCCACTTTAACTCACCAAACCTGCCTCGACTAAACCCGGCTACACCCCCATATCCCCACCAAAACCTGCCTCTCTTAAAGCATGCTATACCCCCACCCAAACCTGCCTCTCTTACAGCCCAATACCCCCACCCAAACCAGCCTCTCTTACAGCCCAATACCCCCACCCAAACCTGCCTCTCTTACAGCCCAATACCCCCACCCAAACCTGCCCCTCTTACAGCCCAATAACCCCACCCAAACCAGCCTCTCTTAAACCATGCTACACCCCTATGCCCCCATCCAAACCTGCCTCTACTCAAGCCTACTACACCCCCTACATCTCCACCCAACCCTGCCTTTACTAAGCCTGGCTACACCCCACCCAAACCTGCCTCTCAAACAAtgctacatctccaccaaaacTTTCCTCTACCCCTATACCCCCACCCAAACCAGCCTCTACTAAACAATGCCACACCTCCTAAATCTCCACCCAAACCCTCCTCTACCCCTATAACCACACCAAAACCAGCCTCTACTAAACCATGCTACACCCTCTTATACCCCCACCCAAACCTTCCTCCCCTGGCCTAAGCCATGCTACACCCCAGCCTAAACCTGCCTCCAGGGCCCTGCTGCACCCCCTATACCCCCACCCAAATGTGCCTCTCCTCAACCATGTTACACCCCCTAGACCCACCCAAACCTGCCTCTTCCATTGTGCTCCAGCCCCTCGAGCCCCAGTCAAAACCCGTTCCACTGCTGTTTGAGTGTTTGGGGATATAGCTTGTCATTATGTTGGAATGCGGCTGAGCTTCAATTTAGTATTAATACAAAGTAGTCAGTTGAACATTATTGATGTACCCAGTTATAGGATATTACCTCGGGGTGTAATAAGTAAATAAATTTAAGAACTAATTTATACAACTAATTGATAATCcctgcaatttttttttacctaGAGCTTTTTTATGGACCCTATTAAAACTCTGGTTCGACTTCAGAAGATTCCCATTTCTTCCGGTGGTGAATCTCACACGTGCTCTGCTTGCTTCAGACAGATGgcctgccgccccccccccccccccccctcccccccccaccccccgagcCCTAGCCGACGAAAAAAGCTCGGCAAACAATGAAAGATATCAGCCAAAACCCCTCCAATCTGAAAGatacaccttcacctccacgtGACCTTGTGACCCCACGGGGGTCGGCCTTGAGTGAGGAGTGTAGTTGACCTCGCTCAGTGACATGAGACGTCTAATTCAGTCATCAGCCGAAGGGTCCGAGGTTCCTGAGCGGCGCTTTGTGAAGTCCGCTTTAACGCAGATCTTGATTACTGAGTGGGAGCTTTTAATTGGGCTGATGTCCCCGCTCAGGCGTTTAATCAGTTCTCGCGTGCTTCAGGCCTGGATGGGGGTCTGCTTAAAGCACGTAACACCAGGGGAAATGTCAACCGTACCTGGGGCTTTGTGAGtgatccctctcctctcctctcccgctCAGAGCGTGGCAGGGTATATTTAGTTTAGTGCTTAAATGAATGGGATTAAATGAAGGTCATACTGTGTTTTCGCAGGTCTGCCAGCCGTTGTGTTTGCTCTGCTCGTGTGTCTGAGTTGTTCCGGGTGACACTGTCGTGACACATCCTGTAGTGATCTTGTTGATTAAGTGCAAATGTGCTGTGTGTTTTAGCGTCCCCGTGAAACCGACATTGAATGTGCGTTATTCAAAGTGGTCACGTAAAAGTTATTTTGTTTAATCAAAATTCAATCAGTACGAATCAGGCATTATCAAGGGTGTGCACAGGAAATCAAACACTCAGAATACTCATAACAGTAGAACAAAGAAAAGCTGAATATTACATGAAAAAGATAATGTTCATTTCCCTTTAACATTCCAGGGTGAAGTTGAAACAAagtgaaaacaaaacaatagtGGTTTATATTTTTGCATACCAAATATTATATTGCTACATTTTTCATAATCATTTGCAAATGAAAAAAATTGAAGTCACAAGGTCATTCTCCAGTTAGAAATAAAATTGTTCACATTGCTCACATTATAAATCTATGATAGCAAACACAATGAACAAGCATAGAAGGACCTGTATTCTCTAACCCAACCACAACATAACATAACCTCACCCATGTTTTCAGACTTTAACTTCAAgcaaatattttataaatatggTCATGTAACTAAAATCAAATTACATGTAGGACGGCCTGATacgattttttttaaacccacTGTACTTTACAACTctgtttctatttttttaacaaCTCCGTTGAAGATATTTGGTTTTTAAATAATATGTAATTTGTCCAAACCAACACATTTAAATACAACAGTTTGAAATGTTTGATTCTCAGCAGTCCTTGACAATTTAAATGTCCCAGAATGCCACAATTCACTCTaaatcttcttttaaatatacaTCAGTAGTATACCTCTTAATTTTTGGCTTGCTACATTGCCCAACCGTTTCCATATAAGTGACCTAAGTGAGAAAACTACCTCCAGGCTTTTCACACCAACACTTATCAAACGTGCTGGCAGTTATGTTCCAGTGTGATCCGCACCCTCAGAATCACCAAACAGCTTGTGCAAAATGAGGTCTTGTGTAACGAGGGAGTGAGTTCCTCTGTAACTTCAAAAGGTGTATGTAAACCCAGGCTCACCACCACGGCGAACCCACACACAACGCCCATTGCTATACTGGCCTTGGCCCGCTCAAACTTGAAACTAGCTGAAAATGGAGCCAATTTTCAAGTGAACTTTCAAAGCTGTCCAGCTTTTCCGATCACAGGTCTGTAACATCCAAGCAGGGAGTGTAAACATGTACAAAAAGATGGTTACCTAAAATCTCAAGGTCATATTTCCAATAGTGAGTATTTCTTCCCCAGGGGATGCTATGCTCCCAGAGCATGTCTTTATGTTTAGAAGTGCTCTCTGTGGGATTGGCTGTCTTCCTCCAGTCTAACATATGACCGCCCCCTAGTGGACGGATCCATTATATAAATGGTTGACCCACAATGTGGTTTTTGAGGTTTttataaaattgtgttttatctGCAGATTGCTCAAAACATACAGAGGCATACAAAGACACcctcttcttgtgtgtgttttttttttgtcttgctcTAGAGCACTGTAATTCAATTATTGCAGATAACCAACCGATCAATGGATATTTCTAGCTTTTCAAGAAATTATTAATTAAGTGAACCTTTCACTTTTAGTCGACAAAATGGCCTCAAACAACATGTCAGCATCTATGTAGTGTCTACTTTGGATTTGAGtgtcattttttgtgttttaagtCGGACGGTGACCAAAACGGCACAGTTAATTACATAGATCCGACAAAACAGCACATTACATGGCCTTTTGAGTGTCGTCTCATTGGTCAAGTCAAAGATCCCAATTCGTGCTACATCCGCTCAAAAAATCTATAAAGTCCTTTCGCCCACCAAAAAAACCCTCAAAACATCACATTGCATCGAGCAGAGTTTGTACCCAAACGCACACCGTACGTAGGAAGCGTCTGGCCTTCCCCCTAGCAGTGGCGGTTGGAGCTCAGGTACTTGGTCTTGAGGGCCGCCTTGAAGTTGCGGAAGAGCACCCGGTTGTGCTTGTTCTCCTCGTCCTTCTTGGCGTGGAACTCGCCCTGCACCTTGAAGCCCCGGTGCACCACGAAGGCTGACGTCAGCACCGAGAACCTGTAGCCCGCCACGTGGAGCTcacaggcctgggggggggggggggggggggggagtaggcattgataggatggatggatggatggatgggttgaggggggacATGTATTGATAggatggatgcatggatggatggatggatggatggatgggtggatgggtggatggatggatggatgggtggatgggtgggggggggggacatgtattgattggatggatgggtgggtgggttggtgggtggggggacaTGCATTGAAAGGATGGATGGGTCGACCGAATGGACGAGGTAGGAGAGAAGACGGGAGAGAGTGGAAAATAAATTAGGAATACCAAATTGCAGAATTAACAAGAGATGAGAGGTAGAGGAACACAGCGGTCCAACCAGTGACTTCTGCGTCGTATGTCCCCTGCCACCCACCTGGCTGATGCGGTTGAAGCCGTACTGCTTGAAGGCCTCGTCGTACAGGGGCACGGCGCTCGGCCCGATGTAGAAGGGCTCCCAGGGGTCCACCCAGGCCAGCGTGTAGGCCACGTCCAGCGGCCCCGCGTCCCGGGCGTGGTTGTTGACCCACTGCGAGTAGTTGGTGGGCGCCTGGCAGCGCGGGCACAGCTCCTCATAGAACGGCCGCACCTCGCCCACCTGGTACAGCTGCACCAGCTCCGGCTTGGAGGCGGGCAGCTTCCGCACGTGTCGGATCTCGAACGCGGGAAGAACGAACACCTCGTCGCCGGCCGGCGGACGCCGCGCGATCATCGCCAGGAACTGCGGGTGGAGGTCCGTGCTGGGCGCCATGTCGACGTCGATCACGAGCACGTAGGACGCCTCCGTGCCGCTGCGGGCCACGTTGCGCAGGAGGTTGTTGGGGTAAGAGACGTTCCCGTGGATGGCGTAGTTTTTGTACTTGTCGCGGTGCGTCTCGAGGCGCGAGAACACCGAGGCGCAGTCCTCCAGGCCCGACAAGTGCTCGCGGTCGTGCTCTGGGAAACTGGCGTACTCCCCGGAGAGACACACCAAGTGGAAGTCCACCAGCGCTTGGATCTGAGGGCAGAAGAAGCTGAGGGCGTAGACCAGCGCTGTGGCGAACTTGACATCTTGCCCGTGCGCAAAGATGGCCACAGAGAGTGGGTTTTGCCACCTTTGAACGAGGGATTCTAAGTGATACAGGTTGTTGATGGTGGTGTGCGTGCACAATGTCAGGACGTTTGACCGGCCTTCTGAACCAAGCGCTTGATTCGATGTAAAGTCACTTTTGATGAGATTCCTGTAGACACGATACTGCCCACTGCTGTCAAACATCCCCCCCGTTGACAGGGAATATCGCATATGCTCTTTTCTAGAGTTTTTTTCGGTGTGGGCATTTTTCTTGCCAGTTCCTCCGAAAAGCTCGGAATAACGATAGCGTTGCTGCTTACCGTGAAACTTGGATAAGAACGATAGGTAGAAGAGCTGCAGGAGCGCCACGATGAGAAGGGCAACGAGCACCACTTTGAA
This is a stretch of genomic DNA from Gadus chalcogrammus isolate NIFS_2021 chromosome 17, NIFS_Gcha_1.0, whole genome shotgun sequence. It encodes these proteins:
- the b4gat1 gene encoding beta-1,4-glucuronyltransferase 1, coding for MHLSKKCSFFKVVLVALLIVALLQLFYLSFLSKFHGKQQRYRYSELFGGTGKKNAHTEKNSRKEHMRYSLSTGGMFDSSGQYRVYRNLIKSDFTSNQALGSEGRSNVLTLCTHTTINNLYHLESLVQRWQNPLSVAIFAHGQDVKFATALVYALSFFCPQIQALVDFHLVCLSGEYASFPEHDREHLSGLEDCASVFSRLETHRDKYKNYAIHGNVSYPNNLLRNVARSGTEASYVLVIDVDMAPSTDLHPQFLAMIARRPPAGDEVFVLPAFEIRHVRKLPASKPELVQLYQVGEVRPFYEELCPRCQAPTNYSQWVNNHARDAGPLDVAYTLAWVDPWEPFYIGPSAVPLYDEAFKQYGFNRISQACELHVAGYRFSVLTSAFVVHRGFKVQGEFHAKKDEENKHNRVLFRNFKAALKTKYLSSNRHC